The Buchnera aphidicola (Cinara pseudotaxifoliae) genomic interval TCCTACAAAAGCATCTATAACAATAACTACAACTTGATTACGTTGAATTATATTAATAGAATTTTTTTCAGATATATGCTCTAAAAAAGTACTCCTTTTGTTTCTTTTTTTTATTCCTGCAGTATCTGTAAAAATATATTCAATATTTTTATAATACAAAGAATCTTTAATAATATCTCTTGTAGTGCCTGGAATAGGACTAGTAATCATTCTATTTTTATTTAATAAACTATTAATTAAAGTAGATTTTCCTGAATTCGGTTTTCCTAAAAAACAAACATTTATACAAATTTCAGATTTAAATGAATTATAAAAAATATCTTTATTATATTTTTTTTCAAATATTTCTTTATAAAAAATCCATATTTTTTCAAAAAAATCAGATATCCCGGAACGATGAAGTATGGAAATTTTACAAATTTTTTCAATCCCAAAATTATAAAAATCAACCACATGACTATTTAAGTTAATTTTATCAATTTTATTTATCAATAAAAAAATCGGTTTATTAGTTTTTCTTATTTTTTTTAATATAAAAAAATCTAAATGTGTTACTCCTGTGTATGCATCAACTACAAAAATCAAAAAATTCGATTCATACATTGCTATTCTAGTTTGCTTATATGAATCTATTTGTAAACTTTCTTTTCCTTCTAGTTTTTCTATATATTCAATACCTGCGGTATCAATGACACAAAATTTATGATTTTTAATAAAAAAAAAACCATAATTTCTATCACGTGTAGTCTGTTTTGTACTACTAACAAGAGAAGAATTATTTTGAGTTAAAAAATTAAATATACTAGATTTTCCTACATTTGATCTACCTACTAAAGTAATTTTTAGGATCATTATATTGATCTCTTTCTTAAATAAATATATTTTCTGTATTCCTG includes:
- the der gene encoding ribosome biogenesis GTPase Der, giving the protein METVISGIQKIYLFKKEINIMILKITLVGRSNVGKSSIFNFLTQNNSSLVSSTKQTTRDRNYGFFFIKNHKFCVIDTAGIEYIEKLEGKESLQIDSYKQTRIAMYESNFLIFVVDAYTGVTHLDFFILKKIRKTNKPIFLLINKIDKINLNSHVVDFYNFGIEKICKISILHRSGISDFFEKIWIFYKEIFEKKYNKDIFYNSFKSEICINVCFLGKPNSGKSTLINSLLNKNRMITSPIPGTTRDIIKDSLYYKNIEYIFTDTAGIKKRNKRSTFLEHISEKNSINIIQRNQVVVIVIDAFVGVCAQDLSIIHTTIKSGKSFFIVLNKWDLISLTKKTKIKNFIKNRLRFIKNITVIYMTALYKTGMSKIINQINIIYKESLKTFSTSYLTNILNQAILQHPLPSGVTGKVIRLKYAHLGQKNPIFIIIHGTQIQHIPLTYKKYLMHFFQKELQIQNTPIKLFFKNNINPYIHKKNRK